From the genome of Halomonas sp. LR3S48:
TTTCCAGGCGGTGTGGCGCGGCGGGGTCGGCGTGGATCCGGTCGAGCAGAAGCCGCAGGGCGCCGTTGGCACGGTGCTGGCTGGCCAGCACTTCGCTGAACTGCGACTGCCCACCGGGACGCCGCAGGAACAACACGAGTTCGCGGGCGACCTGGCCGGCCAGATCGCTGCCGTGGTCCGCTTCGAGCAGCGACAGGGCCAGGTCGATACCGGCGGTGACCCCGGCACTGGTGAAGCGTCCGGTCGACTCGACGTAGAGTGCATCGGGGATCACCTGGATCGCGGGATAATCGCAGGCCAGTCGGGCGCAGTGCCGCCAATGGGTGGTGGCCTGGCGCCCATCGAGCAAGCCGGCCGCGGCGAGCAGGAAGGCGCCGGTGCAGATCGACCCCAGCCGGCTAACCTGGCGGGACCGTTCGCACAGGTCGTCGAGCAGCTCGGGCCGTTGGCACTGCTCGGTCACGCCGCGACCGCCGGCGATGAGCAGCGTATCCACGGGGCCGAGCGTGGCGAGGTCGCGCCAGGCGATGTCGGCTTGCAATGCCAGACCACCGTTGGTTGCCACGCTACCCGGCGTATCGGCAGTCAGATGCAGGCGGTAGAGTTCACGTCCGCTCAGGTCATTGGCCGAGGCGAAGACCTGCCACGGGCCACTGACGTCCAGCAACTGGCAGCCGGAATAGGCAAGAAGGGCGACGGTGCGCGACATGGCGGTTCCCTGCGAAGCGATGCCAGCTCAGTCTCCGCCGATCGGGGAATGTCTGCAATGACGAATATCCCACCGATACGGACACGCCGAGCCGCCTTTTTCATCCCGCCAATAGCCACTGTCCCCAGATCGGTGTCGTGGCGATGAGGAAGCCCAGTCCGGCCAAGGCATGGCCCGGCCAGCGTTCTTGCTTACGTTTCTCCAGGCGCTGGGCAAGCGTCAGCCCGGCGAGGCAGATCACCAGCCCGACAAGGTTGAAGATGAAGGCAAACATGCCGAGCATGGGCGTCATGGAGTCTCCCGTGACGAACGGAGGGTGAAAAAAACAAATCCCAAGTGCATGATATCAGTAGCCCATACGCCGAGGACATGACATGGATGCGAGGCTTTCTGGCCGCGACGCGGTCATCGCTTTCTGGTTCGAGGAGCTCGAGCCGGCCCAGTGGTTTCGCAAGGATATCGAGCTGGACGGGATGATCCGTGAACGCTTCGGCGCGCTGCATGCCGCGGCAGCGGCCGGTGAGCTATGGCCGTGGCGCGATACGCCGCAGGGACGGCTGGCCGAGATCCTGGTGCTCGACCAGTTCTCGCGCAATCTCTACCGTGACGATCCGCGCGCCTTCGCCCAGGACCCCATGGCGCTGGTGCTGGCCCAGGAGGCCGTGGCCCAGGGCCATGATCGGGAGCTGGACGTACTCTGGCGCAGCTTCCTCTACATGCCCTACATGCACAGCGAGTCGCTCGCGATCCACGACGAGGCGCTGCGTCTGTTCGACCAGCCCGGGCTCGAGGACAACCTGCGTTTCGAACATCTGCACCGTGACATCCTGCTGCGCTTCGGCCGCTACCCGCACCGCAATGCCATCCTGGGGCGAGAGTCGAGCGCGGAGGAACTGGCTTTCCTGGAACAGCCCGGCTCTTCGTTCTGAGCTACCCTGTGCGGGGAAGCCACGCTTAGGCACCATCGGGGTCCCCATGGGGGCCGCATCGATCAAAAGGAGAGGAGAGACGATATGGGACTGATTGCCTGGCTGATCATTGGTGGCCTGGCGGGCTGGATTGCCGGCAACATCATGCGCGGCGGCGGCTTCGGCATTTTGCCCAACATCGGCGTGGGTATCGTGGGGGCCGTGATCGGCGGCTTTCTGTTCCGCCTGCTGGGGCTGCAGGCGGGTGGCTTCATCGGCTCGCTGGTCACGGCTACTGTCGGCGCGGTGGTGCTGCTATGGATCATTTCCAAGATCCGACAATCCTAGTTTCGGTGGCATGAGACGAATCGGCCCGGGCAACTGCCCGGGCCGATTCATTCGTGATGGGTGTCATCAGAAGGTGTAGCTGACACCCACCACCGCCACCGGGTAGACCGGCCACTTCTCGGCCTCGGCCTCGAGTCGCCGCTCCTCCTGGCGGATCTCCTGGCGCAACTGGGCCGAAAGCGGATTGTCGCCATTCTCGAACCCCTCCGAAGTCCTCAATGAGACGTCCGGGTCGGTGGGGACCACGCCGACCTCGGCGAAGACGCCGAAGCCGCTGCGATGCGACTGGCGCCAGCCCAGGCCGGCGTACGGCTGCACGCCGTCGACAAGGGTCGCCTTGCCATGCAGGGTACCGAACTCCTCGACATCAAAATTACGGGGGCGACCAACGACATCGGCCTCGATATCCGGCAGCATGAGGCCGGCGCTGAGAAAGAAGCCGCCGGTGGTGGGGTAATAATCCAGTGTCAGCTTGCCGGCCGCCAGGTTCACGTCGCCATCGTAGTTGACGTCATCGGTGCTGTAGTCGGTGTTCCAGTCCACACCGCCGGTGTAGCGGGCGGAAACGCCCAGGCGCTCGCTGAAACGCCACGCAATGTCGGCACCTACGCCGGTGGTACCGGCCACGGCTCCCAGCGTCATTCGGTTGTCTTGCGCGTACACCTGGGTCGTGCCCAGCAGGCACAGGGTGGCGATCACGCCGGTGGCCGTCATCCATTTCATCGATTCGCTCCTCGGTTTGCCATCGTTCGCGGTGGTGCGCCGCCTCGTTCAGTTACCCAGTATCGGCCGCGGTCGACGGCAGCTTAACCCGATTAATGTTTTCTTTTGTTTCCATAGCCGGGAGTGATTGGCGGCCATGGGGGGCGAGACTACCTTGTCAGACGAGGGCACAAGAAAGATAACCGCCGGGCCAAGGCGGAGCGCCACGTATGCAAGGAGAGGATGGATCCACGCGACTACAGGAGTTCGAGCATGGCGAACAATCCCCACACCACGCCCAACAGCGGCGCGCCCAACGACACCGACTTCAAGACCGACGAGCACAGCAAGTCGGAGAATCTCGAGAAGTACCGCAGTGATGCCACCGGCCACGACCTGCGTACGAATCACGGCGCGCGCATCGCCGACAACCACAACTCGCTGAAGGCAGGCGACCGGGGCCCCACGCTGCTCGAGGATTTCGTCTTCCGCGAGAAGCTCAACCACTTCGACAACGAGCGCATTCCCGAGCGCATCGTTCACGCTCGTGGAGCCGCGGCCCACGGCTACTTCCAGCCCTACGACAACGCTGCCCAGTACTCCAAGGCGGGTTTGTTCCAGGACCCCGGCAAGAAGACGCCGGTCTTCGTGCGCTTCTCTACCGTGCAGGGTGCACGCGGCTCCAACGACACCGTGCGCGACGTGCGCGGTTTCGCCACCAAGTTCTATACCGACGAGGGCAACTGGGACCTGGTCGGCAACGACATGCCGGTGTTCTTCATCCAGGATGCGATCAAGTTTCCCGATTTCGTCCACGCGGTGAAGCCCGAGCCGCACAACGAGATTCCCCAGGGCCAGTCGGCCCACGACACCTTCTGGGACTTCGTCTCGCTGATGCCCGAGTCGACCCACATGGTGCTGTGGACCATGTCCGACCGTGCCTTCCCGCGCCACTACCGCAACATGGAAGGCTTCGGCGTGCACACCTTTCGCCTCATCGATAAACAGGGCAAGTCGCGCTTCGTGAAGTTCCACTGGAAGCCGCTGGC
Proteins encoded in this window:
- a CDS encoding GlxA family transcriptional regulator; translated protein: MSRTVALLAYSGCQLLDVSGPWQVFASANDLSGRELYRLHLTADTPGSVATNGGLALQADIAWRDLATLGPVDTLLIAGGRGVTEQCQRPELLDDLCERSRQVSRLGSICTGAFLLAAAGLLDGRQATTHWRHCARLACDYPAIQVIPDALYVESTGRFTSAGVTAGIDLALSLLEADHGSDLAGQVARELVLFLRRPGGQSQFSEVLASQHRANGALRLLLDRIHADPAAPHRLETLADSIGVTPRHLSRLFRQQLDTTPGTYLTRLRLEQARLALLASERPPPLERLARDWQLGGAEQLRRLFQRHYGISPTVYYQRFGSGGRVSSPSP
- a CDS encoding DUF924 family protein — its product is MDARLSGRDAVIAFWFEELEPAQWFRKDIELDGMIRERFGALHAAAAAGELWPWRDTPQGRLAEILVLDQFSRNLYRDDPRAFAQDPMALVLAQEAVAQGHDRELDVLWRSFLYMPYMHSESLAIHDEALRLFDQPGLEDNLRFEHLHRDILLRFGRYPHRNAILGRESSAEELAFLEQPGSSF
- a CDS encoding GlsB/YeaQ/YmgE family stress response membrane protein, which codes for MGLIAWLIIGGLAGWIAGNIMRGGGFGILPNIGVGIVGAVIGGFLFRLLGLQAGGFIGSLVTATVGAVVLLWIISKIRQS